From Phragmites australis chromosome 5, lpPhrAust1.1, whole genome shotgun sequence, a single genomic window includes:
- the LOC133919424 gene encoding trihelix transcription factor DF1-like isoform X2 produces the protein MLYHYGGAVPFSLPLPLPTPTEPVSVISIPRPPMQLQPAGTSTFEELPADGPGGSAAGNLQDDMPTDVGASGAKASGSGGNRWPREETLALIGIRSEMDADFRNAPLKAPLWEDVARKLAGLGYHRSAKKCKEKFENVDKYYKRTKEAHRAGRQDGKSYRFFSQLEALHAATPQQQQRATAMTTVQADHQSLATMAWTTPPAALAPPGASLPDLRFSSMSGSASESDDEFDNDDESLGKGESDCGGCDKEMMALFEGMMRQVTEKQDAMQRVLLETLERWEAERTAREEAWRQQEVARMSREQEQLARDRAAAASRDAALIAFLQLVGNGQPVRLPPASAIAVPTPMPDRFPPLPHHDAAAISLQPVRVPPKSEEAWAWAGGKSSGSTSSRWPKEEVQALIQMRTEKDEQYHDTGPKGPLWEDIAAGMRRIGYNRSAKRCKEKWENINKYFKKVKESNKRRPEDSKTCPYFHQLDAMYRKKRFAGRGGNTGSGTAPNMAVVAASGQENLSQRELEGKSINDVDQRSTGAASVHATAGKGETAPTTAALDDGPQNNVILERSA, from the exons ATGCTGTACCACTATGGTGGCGCAGTTCCGTTctcgctgccgctgccgctgccgacgCCGACTGAGCCCGTGTCTGTCATCAGCATCCCGCGGCCGCCGATGCAGCTGCAGCCGGCGGGGACGAGTACTTTCGAGGAATTGCCAGCCGACGGCCCTGGCGGCAGCGCGGCCGGCAACCTCCAAGACGACATGCCGACCGACGTCGGCGCCAGCGGGGCTAAAGCGTCCGGCTCCGGCGGCAACCGGTGGCCGCGCGAGGAGACGCTGGCGCTCATCGGGATCCGGTCGGAGATGGACGCCGACTTCCGGAACGCCCCCCTCAAAGCGCCCCTCTGGGAGGATGTCGCCAG GAAGCTTGCGGGGCTGGGATACCACAGGAGCGCCAAGAAGTGCAAGGAGAAGTTCGAGAACGTGGACAAGTACTACAAGCGCACCAAGGAAGCCCACCGCGCCGGGCGGCAGGACGGCAAGAGCTACCGCTTCTTCTCGCAGCTCGAGGCTCTGCACGCCGCGAccccgcagcagcagcaaaggGCCACGGCCATGACCACGGTGCAAGCTGATCATCAGTCGTTGGCAACAATGGCATGGACGACACCCCCTGCGGCGCTAGCGCCACCCGGCGCCAGCTTGCCGGACCTCAGGTTCTCGTCGATGTCGGGGTCCGCGTCCGAGTCGGACGACGAGTTTGACAACGACGATGAGAGCCTCGGCAAGGGCGAGAGCGACTGCGGCGGGTGCGACAAGGAGATGATGGCGCTCTTCGAGGGGATGATGAGGCAGGTCACGGAGAAGCAGGACGCGATGCAGCGCGTGCTCCTGGAGACGCTCGAGAGGTGGGAGGCGGAGCGCACGGCGCGCGAGGAGGCGTGGCGGCAGCAGGAGGTGGCCCGCATGAGCCGCGAGCAGGAGCAGCTCGCCAGGGATCGCGCCGCCGCAGCCTCCCGCGACGCCGCTCTGATCGCGTTCCTCCAGCTTGTCGGCAACGGGCAGCCCGTGCGGCTCCCTCCCGCCAGCGCCATTGCCGTGCCCACTCCAATGCCTGACCGCTTCCCTCCGTTGCCACACCACGACGCGGCGGCCATCTCGCTTCAGCCAGTGCGCGTGCCGCCCAAGTCGGAGGAGGCCTGGGCGTGGGCAGGAGGCAAGAGCAGCGGGTCGACGTCGTCGCGGTGGCCGAAGGAGGAGGTGCAGGCGCTGATCCAGATGCGGACGGAGAAGGACGAGCAGTACCATGACACGGGCCCCAAGGGGCCGCTTTGGGAGGACATAGCCGCCGGGATGCGGAGGATCGGGTACAACCGGAGCGCGAAGCGGTGCAAGGAGAAGTGGGAGAACATCAACAAGTACTTCAAGAAGGTGAAGGAGAGCAACAAGAGGCGCCCCGAGGACTCCAAGACCTGCCCTTATTTCCACCAGCTCGACGCCATGTACCGCAAGAAGCGTTTCGCCGGCAGAGGAGGCAACACCGGCTCCGGCACCGCACCCAATATGGCCGTTGTTGCCGCCTCTGGGCAGGAGAACCTGAGCCAGCGCGAGCTCGAGGGGAAGAGCATCAACGATGTTGACCAGCGGAGCACCGGTGCAGCAAGCGTGCATGCTACCGCTGGCAAAGGCGAGACGGCACCGACGACCGCCGCGCTTGATGACGGCCCCCAAAACAATGTGATCTTAGAACGTTCCGCGTAA
- the LOC133919424 gene encoding trihelix transcription factor DF1-like isoform X1, translating to MTPSQPFHHCLSSSFPLLDCPSFPIPSYPSSKAPKRKVVAMLYHYGGAVPFSLPLPLPTPTEPVSVISIPRPPMQLQPAGTSTFEELPADGPGGSAAGNLQDDMPTDVGASGAKASGSGGNRWPREETLALIGIRSEMDADFRNAPLKAPLWEDVARKLAGLGYHRSAKKCKEKFENVDKYYKRTKEAHRAGRQDGKSYRFFSQLEALHAATPQQQQRATAMTTVQADHQSLATMAWTTPPAALAPPGASLPDLRFSSMSGSASESDDEFDNDDESLGKGESDCGGCDKEMMALFEGMMRQVTEKQDAMQRVLLETLERWEAERTAREEAWRQQEVARMSREQEQLARDRAAAASRDAALIAFLQLVGNGQPVRLPPASAIAVPTPMPDRFPPLPHHDAAAISLQPVRVPPKSEEAWAWAGGKSSGSTSSRWPKEEVQALIQMRTEKDEQYHDTGPKGPLWEDIAAGMRRIGYNRSAKRCKEKWENINKYFKKVKESNKRRPEDSKTCPYFHQLDAMYRKKRFAGRGGNTGSGTAPNMAVVAASGQENLSQRELEGKSINDVDQRSTGAASVHATAGKGETAPTTAALDDGPQNNVILERSA from the exons ATGACCCCATCCCAACCCTTTCACCACTgtctctcttcctccttcccTTTGCTCGACTGCCCCTCATTTCCAATTCCCTCATACCCGTCGTCAAAGGCACC GAAAAGAAAGGTGGTGGCCATGCTGTACCACTATGGTGGCGCAGTTCCGTTctcgctgccgctgccgctgccgacgCCGACTGAGCCCGTGTCTGTCATCAGCATCCCGCGGCCGCCGATGCAGCTGCAGCCGGCGGGGACGAGTACTTTCGAGGAATTGCCAGCCGACGGCCCTGGCGGCAGCGCGGCCGGCAACCTCCAAGACGACATGCCGACCGACGTCGGCGCCAGCGGGGCTAAAGCGTCCGGCTCCGGCGGCAACCGGTGGCCGCGCGAGGAGACGCTGGCGCTCATCGGGATCCGGTCGGAGATGGACGCCGACTTCCGGAACGCCCCCCTCAAAGCGCCCCTCTGGGAGGATGTCGCCAG GAAGCTTGCGGGGCTGGGATACCACAGGAGCGCCAAGAAGTGCAAGGAGAAGTTCGAGAACGTGGACAAGTACTACAAGCGCACCAAGGAAGCCCACCGCGCCGGGCGGCAGGACGGCAAGAGCTACCGCTTCTTCTCGCAGCTCGAGGCTCTGCACGCCGCGAccccgcagcagcagcaaaggGCCACGGCCATGACCACGGTGCAAGCTGATCATCAGTCGTTGGCAACAATGGCATGGACGACACCCCCTGCGGCGCTAGCGCCACCCGGCGCCAGCTTGCCGGACCTCAGGTTCTCGTCGATGTCGGGGTCCGCGTCCGAGTCGGACGACGAGTTTGACAACGACGATGAGAGCCTCGGCAAGGGCGAGAGCGACTGCGGCGGGTGCGACAAGGAGATGATGGCGCTCTTCGAGGGGATGATGAGGCAGGTCACGGAGAAGCAGGACGCGATGCAGCGCGTGCTCCTGGAGACGCTCGAGAGGTGGGAGGCGGAGCGCACGGCGCGCGAGGAGGCGTGGCGGCAGCAGGAGGTGGCCCGCATGAGCCGCGAGCAGGAGCAGCTCGCCAGGGATCGCGCCGCCGCAGCCTCCCGCGACGCCGCTCTGATCGCGTTCCTCCAGCTTGTCGGCAACGGGCAGCCCGTGCGGCTCCCTCCCGCCAGCGCCATTGCCGTGCCCACTCCAATGCCTGACCGCTTCCCTCCGTTGCCACACCACGACGCGGCGGCCATCTCGCTTCAGCCAGTGCGCGTGCCGCCCAAGTCGGAGGAGGCCTGGGCGTGGGCAGGAGGCAAGAGCAGCGGGTCGACGTCGTCGCGGTGGCCGAAGGAGGAGGTGCAGGCGCTGATCCAGATGCGGACGGAGAAGGACGAGCAGTACCATGACACGGGCCCCAAGGGGCCGCTTTGGGAGGACATAGCCGCCGGGATGCGGAGGATCGGGTACAACCGGAGCGCGAAGCGGTGCAAGGAGAAGTGGGAGAACATCAACAAGTACTTCAAGAAGGTGAAGGAGAGCAACAAGAGGCGCCCCGAGGACTCCAAGACCTGCCCTTATTTCCACCAGCTCGACGCCATGTACCGCAAGAAGCGTTTCGCCGGCAGAGGAGGCAACACCGGCTCCGGCACCGCACCCAATATGGCCGTTGTTGCCGCCTCTGGGCAGGAGAACCTGAGCCAGCGCGAGCTCGAGGGGAAGAGCATCAACGATGTTGACCAGCGGAGCACCGGTGCAGCAAGCGTGCATGCTACCGCTGGCAAAGGCGAGACGGCACCGACGACCGCCGCGCTTGATGACGGCCCCCAAAACAATGTGATCTTAGAACGTTCCGCGTAA